The Haliotis asinina isolate JCU_RB_2024 chromosome 2, JCU_Hal_asi_v2, whole genome shotgun sequence genomic interval GTGCGGAGAACACCTGAAATGACCCTAACACCCGAATACGTCGAACACCGATGCTATCTAATTACAGTTTCCAAATAATGGACGCACTGAAACAACTTTATACGACTTAACAGTTAAATAAAAACTATCTAATTCTGGTTAGATTATTAGCAAATGTCCACTCCTAAACCATAAAAAATGTTTTCGTGTTCGGCCGAAATAAATTTAGTACCCACCGTATTTGGAGTTTGGTTTCCGAGATCGCTTTGGTCTGGCTTCCGGCCTGTCAGCTGATGATATCCCTTCCTCAAATTTCCTCTTTCTGCATCTCACAGATAACATAATGTCTCTCGTTTCTCTCTCTTCCTTCATCACTGCTGTCTCCTGAGTCAAACCTTCTCTCTCACGTCGCCGCTTCCTCTTGCGGATCTGCTTCAGTCTCTCTGATTCCTGCAGTTCATATTCAATGACCCCAGCCCGCCCCCTCATGCGAGTAGGCAGGGTGGGTGGTATGGGGCGTGTTGATAACCTCATGCTGGTCTTCTTTATGGTATCCAGATCTAAAAGTCAGGATATGATTTCTTAGAGAACGTGTTGGTTTCAGTAAAACGTTTGCATAGTATAAAGAAAACTTACTATTGTTTTAAatttatcaataatacttgTCTTGTTGGTTGTtttaacgccgcagtcagcaatattgcagctgtatgacggtggcttgtaaataatcgaatctttaccagacaatttcaagtgatcaacagtctcAGCATTGACCTACGCagtaccatgacatgtgtcagccatgacAATATAATTTAATCAACGTAATGAATTCTTGCAGTTTCATATCTCTATATTTGGGTTTGGTAGTTCGTAAATCGTACCCTTTTTGACATAGTCAAGCTGTCTCTCCGTCCAGATTATGGCGGCATCCACTGGACTAGCGCAGGTTTCAGGAACGCTGAGGTCGGAATGAACAGACGCGAGATGAAGGTCCGATCGGAAAGCCATCCTTCCAGCAAATATGAGCAGGTCCATACCCGCCATGTTGTAAACTCGGGGCCAGTCTGTCTCTGGGTACAAGAAAAAGTTGCCGCCTGCAAGAATATCATTGCAGTTGGGCTCACAATTATGATACTAAAAACTTTATGTTGGTGAAAATATAGCAAATATAATTCTTTATAAATGCTCTTAACCCATACTGATCAGTTGTGGCTAACAGGtataaaaatacacacaaaccTAAGCCAATTACTAAACAACAATTACTCTAAACACGAGGCACAAAACAATCGTTGtactaaaaaaacattttttaagaTCAGAGCAATTGACCAGTAGTTAAATGCTAAAATCCTGACTTAAGACTGCCTCAAGATTTCATCCGCTGCTAATGAGCTGATTGTGAAACCCGTCCATTAAGATGTTCCAGGATATTTAACACAAAATATCTACTTCAAAAATATCAGCAGGTATTTACAACTCGTGGTGAAATcaattatgaatatttcttACCTTTATTTCTATTAGAATCCATTGGAAAATTTGTCAGTCAGTCAACCGAAACAATAAAGTAGGCTTTTTTTCTGTCAACCAATCTCACAGAGGAAATGGTAACTTAATGGAGCGTGGCAAAAGATCGACTTCTTGTGCTGAGGAAAGACGattgtctatgacgtcacaatggcgGCAACGTCATGACGACAAACTGCAAAGCTAACTAAACTTGTGGTTTCGTAACCCATTTTTAGtctacatttcaaaatatatgtactttATGCTTCAGTATCCATAATGTTAAACAGCAAAGATGATTATAGATCAGTCATTTAGTTTGGACTCGCAATTTTACGATAGACGTCATATACcttatgacgtcatagacaatGGTCCTGTTGAAACGTCACACGGCTTGTTTACAGAGTCGAAGTCTTCTGTTGTGGTTCGGCCCGACAGTGTGCGGTGTCCCAATAGGAGACTAAACCTtaacataaaacaagaaaccCTAGATTCACATTACGTTTCTTTATGATAGTATATATTTTCCATTAGATATTAGAATATTTGCCTACATAAACATTAAAACACCGTCCCATATTAAGACGGTTCCCAGTTCTCTTTCTCAGGGCCTTGTCAACTTGCACAAGTAATATTGCAATGTTAAAAGACAGTAGCAAGCtttttgaaaaacagtaaaGTTAGCAACGACTAGACAACCGCATGTTAATTTAAATGCCGGTATGTGTGATAGCCTTCTAAATTGTGTACATATTGTCAGGAGAAATCGCCAAAGGGGTGGGGAACTCTAATCAAACTGTTTCCGTTCGAAAACATATCAGTAAGATAAAGTATTTATATTACAAGTCGAATAATATATTAGAGTAAGGAAGATATCATAATGGTCAGTGATGTGTTAAAACTTATAACACGGTCCCCCACATGTATATTGTTCATTCGGCACTGATTTATGTGTGATGTGAATCCAGTTACATCCGTGATAGTAGTACTTCAGTATTTAACACCTGAAATATCATTATTAGGAGTGACTATTGAGGGGAAAACAACTATTGCGATAACAGTAGTCATTGCGACCAACTATTGTGATAACAATAGTCATTGCGACCAACTATTGTGATAACAATAGTCATTGCGACCAACTATTGCGATAACAATAGTCACtgcgaccaactattgcaatagagttgtttttgtttccctTAATGTGTCTCATTTGAAGTTATTTCCCAAATAAATGTATTATTTATATGCAATaaaacaagttgaagtagtttcagtctcctttgataactgacaagaaacttgaaactcaGAACAAGTAAATACTTAGAACATAAACTCAAAGAAGTAGCAAACTGGCACCCAAAATTCTGGTATTTTGCAATGCGCATTATGAACAagagtcaattactaaactatcgatagcacacatactatcgatgcatcgatagctTTTCGTTTCCCCAATCGATTAATTGCAATACACTGGCAATTTGAATTGCAGTCAAATCCCCAGTCATAATCTcaccacctctctctctctcactctctctgttAAAAGTCGAGTAAAATcgtactcattcactcacttactacaGAATAACGTGTGGCTGCGGGAACTACGGGCCAGTCATAACAAGTTTGGAGAGATCGGGGGCCTGTATCTGGGGCCCGCTATAGGTGAGTTCAGTCTTCTCCTCGGTAGCATTACTGGAATGTGGTTAACAGATAGGGTAACACTCTACATCTGTTGATGCAGTTGtgggcgttcgctcgtcacgccgcagGCCTGGGTTGGATTCATTACATgggtatattgctggaatatcgctaaatgagccgtaaaactaaaatcactcactcacatataatATCAACATATTAGtcatcaataaatgcaatactAACATTACAATCGGTCAGTGTACACGTGTTCAAGGAGTACAGTAAGTTTTCAGTAATATGATATTGTTAATCAGTCTTTACTATACAGTTCCGTCTTGTTGATACTAGTATCCTACCAACAGCTAACAATGACACTCTCGAGATACTGGACCTCAGCTGGAACCATCTACGGAGGCAGGGAGCACAAGCTGTAGCTGCCGGATTAGAGGTAAGATACCCTTGTAATTACCAATTGCCCTTAACCTATCTCTACGTCTACCATCCTCGATTATCAAGAGTATTACAATTAATTTTAAGTGAGAAATCAGGCTATTGTTAACGATACTCATCCTCAATTGgcaatttttgtttttgtggctGGTTCTTACGATTCTTATGAGGGACCTTCATAACTTCGCATACTGATATGAAAATGACCATAATTTGTTAGTGTGTCGGCAACGTTTGTCAGACAGCCAGTTCAGTTGTGCACTTTAATAAAGTTTTCATGATGCCCATTTGTGGCTACTCAGAGAGATCGCCAGAACCTAATAAAAGGGGGTCTGGGCAATAAAAAGGTAGTGTTCTCATTCACAACGCTGCGGGTGACTGATTGTGTGCCGTTGTTCATACAATCCATCATTTGATTTGTCGAACCTGGAACTCTGAAAAGTtgctgtgaaaatattttacgaTGCCTTtatgaagcccctttctggtgttccccaccttgatattgctggtatattccTAAAGGCGGTCTGAAATCCACcccacccacacaaacaccccTCCTTTCCTcagtcacacactcactcattgactACTCCCTCAGTCGCTCACCCACTTCACACACAATCTGTGGGTTGTCTCCCCCTAGGATAATGGCGGCCTGGTGATGCTGGACCTGTCATGGAACGGGTTATCCCGGGCCGGGTGCCGCACCCTCGGGCTCTCCCTGGCTGAGAACTACACCCTAGAGCAGCTGGACCTCACATGTAATCGGGTGGACGCCATAGCTGTTGGCAGTCTGCTGGAGGGGCTCAGGTGGAACGAGTCCCTCGTCACGCTCAAGGTAGGACGATGACGAGATACTTAGAGAACGACCTCTTCAGTTCCCATTAGATCTTTTGCGCGGAAGGTAAATACACGCTTGTGGAATGAAAGTAATTTTCAACTTTACTAACGTGACCGTCTTGAACACCCGGTCGAACACCCATTGCGTATATTTGTGTTTAGTAGGCTTGGATTTATTTTTGCCATCACTGTCGAGTGAGTTTTGAGCTTGGGCGTAAACAACGTGTACCAGACAACTTTAAGGGTACCAGTCACCCACCTTTTGTCATCCGGTTTAGCATTAAATTTGTCTTGGCATCCCGTGAGAAGCGTAGAGCAATTGGATAAGACTGGGATTTTCGAAGCGTGTGTAAGACCATGCATGCCCATAAGATCAGGACTAAATGCTAATTGAGTTGTCACAGAAAACAAAAcggaaacgaaacaaaatttcaGCTTTGAATCTACGTTACTTAATTAGATTTTTGTTGGCGTTCATTGTAATCCCTGCATTCAGCTTTTTTTATAACCACGTGATTGTATTGCAAGTGTATGTGAGTACGTGACTATTCGTGACTCTTCAGCTGGGTCATAACCCTATCACCCCCGATGTGGCTTTGCTGATCCTCCAAACAATAGAGAAGGCTCCCAACAGTGTCCTAAGGGAGCTCGATCTGACGGTGAGTTTGTTTTCTGTCtttgaaaacaatataaaatgcaTGTTGGgccaaaaggtagtgtttagcTTCCAAACTGTTTAAATATAAAAATCTCCGTTCACACTGAATATCATCAAGATGTATGCTTTTTCGCGACTGCAATTTCATTACCAATGACAGAATGGATATttaattcatcatcatcaatattaCCAATGGACTTGGTTaacgcatgtcatcatatctcattagcttagatcgatgttcatgatatcgatCACTGAAATGTCTGACTCAGACTGAATGATTTACACAACTCCGTCGTGTAGTTAAAATGTTGCTTAGTGCTACACGTTTTTAGTGATCATCACCTCAACAAAATGTCAGCATAATTACTTCATCACATTTATACTGAGACAAATAAATTGAGCACCCAATAAAAAATTTTAATGTTTGAGGGATGtcaaataataaaacatttccTTTACTTGTtgcgagagtgtattttccgtgatttgtgttgttatttattattattgctgTAGTTGAAATTCGGTCGCAATATTAAGGTTTTAGTgctagttattatgggtcacatttcctacagagaattatttcagcggcaaattcttaaccgtaacatacTGTCAATCTATTAAAGATATCAACCTCACCAATACGTTCTCCCTAAGGCACATGTCTACAAAACGAGACTAGCCAAAAACCTACTGTCAATCTATTAAAGATATCAACCTCACCAATACGTTCTCCCTAAGGCACATACCTACAAAACGAGACTAGCCAAAAACCTACTGTCAATCTATTAAAGATATCAACCTCACCAATACGTTCTCCCTAAGGCACATACCTACAAAACGAGACTAGCCAACAACCACAACCACGACCAaaaccccgccgtgatactgctggagtattgctatattaggcataaaactaaactcattcactcactcactcact includes:
- the LOC137274260 gene encoding uncharacterized protein, translating into MDSNRNKGGNFFLYPETDWPRVYNMAGMDLLIFAGRMAFRSDLHLASVHSDLSVPETCASPVDAAIIWTERQLDYVKKDLDTIKKTSMRLSTRPIPPTLPTRMRGRAGVIEYELQESERLKQIRKRKRRREREGLTQETAVMKEERETRDIMLSVRCRKRKFEEGISSADRPEARPKRSRKPNSKYDRSTFLVHNGSGDSLHSSNIVDRLRSRAGKRGH